ATATTTCCTTTGTGAAAGAGCCTTTCCTGGAAAGGAAAATTATAATGTGttaccaacaacaaaacttctCTCCTTTCAGTGATCTTAAAAGACACCAGAGTCACAGAATATCCTTCCATCATAGCTGCCCTCTCAGGCGGTGCCTCAGAGAACCTTCGTCATTAGTACAGAGcgtcctcccacccacctccccacctctgcccctcaGGTTTCCTTTCCACAATAGTTCAATCCAAATGTTTCTGGGTACAACCCATGCCTGGTTTTGTGCCTAGTCCTTATATTACTGCCCGAACCGCCATTAGAGAAACTGGGTACCAGTGACAGTATTTAGTAGAACCATCTCCACAGTAGATTGAGTGCTCCCAAAAACACACAAGGGGAAGAAAAAGTCCTCACTCCCCTTACCTTTCAACTGGCGCTCATGGAATTCCGCCAAGAACTCTCGAATTCGATCGGAGGGGATTGCAAAGGAGATTCCCGCGGTCACCTTCAGTGTATTTATGCCAATCACATCACCATCCTGGCAGGGGAGGAGATGTCATTCAGTCACCAAGTTGTGCAAACTGAACAAATAGGAGGGAGTGAAGTGAGTCACTTAGGACCAGGGTACAGAGGGGCTAGCAGAAACGTGGGCTTCTTCAGTCCAGATCAATGGATGCTACCTTAGAGGGTGACGTGTAGTAGGATAGTAGAGGGGACCTACATGTGCAAGTTCCTgtgaaggaatttttttaaaaatcttgagcTCATTTTTCCTTCGCCAAATtactctgattttatttatatttttaacatgtctttattgattttagcgagaagggagaggggtagagagatagaaacatcgatcagttgcctcctgcatgctcccttttGGGCTTCAAGTCCttaacccgagcatgtgccctgactaggaatccaaccagtgacctcttggttcatgggctgatgatcaaccactgagccacaccagccggtcccaattacattgatttttagagtgaaccACAGTTTGTTATTTGACCCAAAGAAGAGAACAAGAATATTTGCCTTTTCATTCCttaaatgaaactaaaaataaacatggCAAAGGCAAAAAGCTGTTAGATTTTTAGCAACACTTCAATGAAACGATCCATAAGAATTAGTAAATTGACTTTAGGAACAAAGCTCTACTAAATCAAGGCGATGAAGTGAGAAATACTTTCCTCTTCATGCACTTCATCATCCTCTAGCCTTTGTTAGGTAATGGAAAGGATAAAACATCATATTACTTAATTTAATACTATTAAGAGACAGATTATAACTCAGTAGATCTGGAGTGTGGTCTGAAATTCTAGTAAACTCATTGTCGCGGAGAAAGAAGGCACACAAAATTGCATGCAGTGTTCTGAGTAAAAAACGCTCAATAACGGCACACACAATTCATCCTCCTACAAGTCAGTGTAATACGTAAAGATGAACCAAAATGAATCCGCTCAAAAACTCAGAGAGTGCGATCACAGGCTGTGCCAATGAGCACTGCACTCTGTTTTCACATGGATTTGAGCGACTAGAAACGCTGGCATTTCCACTAGAGAGACTGAAAGATTTTAATAATTAACTACATGACAGAACAATGGATTCATGGTGTGGCTTTTCTTTCATCTATTAGTGGGTCAAGACTAAAAACCTGGACAGACCACATCCTGAAATTAGCATTTTGGGATGAGAGACAGTTCTTCATATGCGGCAGCAGGGAGTCTTCAATGATATACATTACATAGCACAATTGGTCACTTGACATAAATCTGGGTTTAGTACCCAGGACTTTTGTTAACTGTCCAATGAAAACAGAAAGCGTGTTGAGGAGATATAACGTGTAAGCAAACCCTGGCTCTCCTGGTTGGGTGAGATCACACACCAAGATGACAAATCCATTGTAGATCTTAAGTtgtcctaacccagtggtcggcaaactgcggctctgttgactaatgagtttgccgaccactgtcctaaccatTTGCTTAAGATGCAGTCATAGAAAAGCATCGAACCACAGATCTCGACGCCAGGACTAGCCTGCACCATGCAATCTGTCAGGCCTTTACAAGGAAGAGCATGAAGCAGCAAGGAAAGTGGCCACTTACCAAGTTCACCAGAGGCCCCCCAGAATTTCCGTGCTGGAgagagaatttgaaaaaaaacacaaccgtCAGTACTTTTCTCCTTGTCAACTATTCATAGTTCCTAAACAGATTTACCATAAGCAGCCCACTCTAGTGAGCTCCTGTTCCCCCAAGGCAGGCCAAGTTGTCcccccatcatcatcatcaatactGGAGTCACTGCAGATAAAGAATAACAGCAAGAGGACCGCCACTTCCTATGGCAGTGGTGGCCTCTGTGACAGACCCTCACGGGCCACCCCATATCACGGATGCCAGTTACCGTGTCACACAGGCTGAAGTCTGACAATATGGCATTCCATGCCTCTCATAAGGATCTAACCGAACTCGGGACATCCCCGAACGGCCAAAGGGGAAAGGCGCTCTGAAGTGTTCTCCCCACTGCACCGCCAGCAAGTAGCCCATGGGCTCACCATGGCCCTCCCAAGTGACTTACATTTATGATGGCATCCGTCTGGATATAGTCCATGTCTGAATCCTCCAGCCCCAGTTCCTTGCCCCCTCGCTGTGTAGTGCTGACAATCCCGGCCGTCACTGTGTTCTGCAGAGAAAATGGGCTGCCCAAGGCCACCACAAACTCTCCGGCCCGCAGGTCAGATGACTTTCCCAGCAGCAATACAGGAAGGTCAGTCTGCACGTGGGCGAGAAGGGATGGGGAAGACAACCAAGAATAGAATCAACCGGTGTTTGGGTACAGCACCTAGAGGACACAGTCTTTGTCATTTGGCCTTTAGAATCCAAGAATCACCCACCCGGACTCGCACGGGTTAAGATGATTGGGATCGTCTCTAAACCCTAAAAGTATTGCTTTGTATAAGTTACTCTCAATGAGCCAGAAGTGAAGTAACTGATGAACGTAAACTGACATTAGCAATTTCCTTAGCCCAGGTCCAGCTCAAAAGTTGACCGTCAAAATTAACTGGCCACAAACAAAGCTGACCACCCAGAGCAGTTCTTCTCACATTTTAATATGCACacgaatcacctggggatcttaaGAAAACGcagattctaattcagtaggCCTGGCTGTggtctgagattctgcatttccaaaATAGAATGCTTCGATGATGTCAATACTGCTGGAGTGCAGACTACACTTGGTGTAACGGGACCTCAAAGTATTCTTAGCGGCTCTGAATTCACTGTGATCATTCGTGCTACTCTAAGACTACACTAAGAGAAGTAAGTTTCCCAGAAGTAGCATCTGTTGAAGAGGCagtgaaggagaaggaaaaaaaaaaaaagactgctggAGCGCTAATCAAAATTGTTAGGGATGTACAGACTGGCATGGAAGACAATAAAcaggcgggctagaaggggtcaatgggaggaaaaggaggacatatgtaatactttcaacaataaccattttttaaaattaaaaaagagagaaaatagaagagggactaaaaaaaggaaattagaaaatagcaTATACTAGGTGAAAAAATGTGTTGTAGGCGGAAGGGGGTTGGAGAAGAAAACATGAGCAAATTGATGAAAGCCCCCAAATACGCAGACTCTGGTTTAGACCTCACATACTCACGTTTGGCTCAATCTTAATCAGTGCAAGATCCAGTTTATGGTCAATGTCCTTGACAGTGGCTTCATACTGGACCCCACTCTGGAGCTCCGCCTGGATTCGCTGCCGGTTGGTGAGGACATGGGCATTGGTGACGATGAGCCCATCCTCAGACACTATGAACCCAGAGCCACTGGATACAGGAATATCCTTGCCGCTGAGAGGTGACCTGTCTCGGTAAGACAACAGCGCAAGCAGAGGGCAGGAGAGTCAGGGATGCACCACAGTCTGGAAACGCGGGAACCTCGCATCTATCCAGCATACCTCCAGCACAGTTTCCCCAGACCCTTCCCTTTTCCCCGTGTTTTCATTGTCCCCGGGTGTGATTGGAGCCTGCACGTTCAGTGGCCTGGTCATCTGGTGTGAATCCCACTGAGAGCTGATTCCAGCTCTCCTTTTCCAGGGACACTCCCTCTTCAGAGCTGATCAGAGCAGCAGCCCTCTGCTTCAAATAGGCCCAACCTAATCACAATACCGTGGTCAAGAGTGGACCTGGTGCCAAATcttcagggcccaggcagggagggagcccaggaAGGCTGGTTCCTGTTTAGGTTCCACCATTAACTGGCCTTTAGCAGAGGATTTCCCTCCACAACAAGGAGGGGGCTGAGCAAGATCATTCAGATGCTTTCTACCTCTCACACCTGACCTTCCATTCTGTCTGgcagatgagggagagagaaaccccGGCCACCTGAGTGCGCAGGAGCACCCAGATTTGGGAGTCAGAACCCGTATCCCTTCAGGACCTTCACCAGGTTACCGGACCGCTTTGAGCCTCAGGGTAGCAGGGACCAGGAGCGGAAAGTCAGCGGGGAGTGGGcgaccccctcctgcctcctttaCCTCCGAAATAGCTGCAAGTGAACCACAGATGGCGCCACCTTCTCCACCACCTCTGCGATGAAGTTGTAGTTGCTCCTGAGCCAGCCTGCGCTTCTGGTCCCTGTGAAGAAATGCTCCATTACTGGGCGCGATGGGACCCTCGCCTCCTGATCCTCTACGGGGTCCGATCTCAgatctctcagtctctcccctgcgtctctctccacctttcctccctcccctccctctcttcagtCTCCCCCGTCCTGAATCCTGTGGCCCCACTCCCATAAGGATGAGCCTGGAGGGAACAAGGCCCATCACCCCggtagggaaaaaataaaataaaataaaaggggagaGGACATTTAACGGGTGTGGGAAGGAAACTGGAGGGGAAAAACCACATGGGGACCCGTAAAGAGACACCCCAGGAGGGAAGAAAATCGGGAGCAAGAAAGTGGAATCCCTAAGGCCAGTGGAGCAGGGCAGAACCCGTGGAGAGCTGCGCGATTCAAATACGCTCCTTAAGAAAGTTTCAAGGGAGCACAGGGCCCGGCACCCACCTCGATCCCTGCAGTCCCCCTTCTGCACCGGCAGCGCCGGGAGCGCACCACGGCGGCGCGCGGCGCGGTTCTCAGCCCGGAGCGCGCACAGGCTGGGGTAGGTGCGCCCGTCGCTGCCGCACACGGCCGCCCCCGTCGCCGGGCAGCCGCAGGTGCCCAGCCGGGTGCCACCCAGGCGCCGGGGGCGGAACGACGCGCTGCACTGCAGCCCCGGGGCACAGGGCCGGCCGAGCGCCCCGCCGCAGACCTCGCCCTCGGCCGCGGGGCACacgcggcagcagcggcagcggtcCTGCACCGGCGTGGCCCCCGAGGAGCAGGTGGGCAGCGGGGGGCAGCGCATTGGCTCGCAGACCGCGGGGCAGAACGGAGAGGGCCAGGTCCTCTGAGCTTCCACCCTGGGATCGGGCAccgggggcagcagcagcagccacagcaggaggAATTGTCCCAGCCCAGCTGGTTGAAGCAACGGTCTAACCATGCTGCTCGCTTCTTCCTCCCACTTTTCCAATGACTTGACCCTGGACCCGCAACCACTTTTAAATGAGCAACACTCTGCCGGCCAGGGTGCCGCCTCCACCAGTCCCAGACTttaaggggcagagcctggcaggcCTCTCCACGTACACACCCATACATCTTCCCACCCTGAGGGCCACatccgacacacacacacacacacacacacacacacacacacacaccacacaccgcCCCAGCAGTGATGAGAGGTGTGTAGCCCTACCCTGAGCAGGGACCGCATTGTGAAATCCATGAAAGCAATAGGGGCAGGAATGACAAGAGCGATCACCCACCCACGGTGGGCATTAGGAAAACACACCACATTTCAGTATCCTCATGTTTTTATTACAAAACAAGCCACAAAAcagttttagaaaattaattttttgctACATACCAGTTCAGAGAGCACATAAGACGAGAAGCACAACAGTTTCCATGCACTCAGCTCGGTAGTTTCAGCGAGTGCATTTCACAGCTGAAACGTACTGGTTCAAAACACAGAATCATGCCACACCTTCCTAAGCAGTGGGGAAGGGATCAAACAGTCCAAACCCTACCTATTGCAGGTGAGTGAGGGCAATTGACTGCCGCAGGCAACAACGcggagagaaaagggaacacgTAGAAAGGATTTAATAAACGGAAGCATTTCTGACAAGTTCAAAGTTTATAAATGAAGCTGATTTGGGAAACTCCATTTCCAAAATACTGTTACCTCCATATGCCTTTTTATTTAGTTCTCAGTGCAAATAGACATCAAATCCCACTGCTCCACTACCGAGCCTGCTATTTATTTACTGGGTCCTTTTAGCCTATGTCAGAGCAGTTATACTCAAAGGAAGTGGGGGGGAAAAGACTTGTAAGTGAACCACAAAACTGGACCTTAAATCTACTTTCTCATGGGAATCTTCCAGCATTCTACCCAGAAACAGATGTGCAATGCCAACATTTTGACCGGAGGTCACTCTACTTAATGTATGTTTATGTTGTCTCACAGTATGCAAAAAGCCCAATTCTGTTTACCATCAACTGACATAAGAGAGCAAATCCATAAGCTTTCAAAAGCAGTGGGTGGTGAATAGTTCAGCTCTAAGAAAGACCACCTGAAGTAGTTACATATAGTGAATCAAGACCCCATCAAATGTCTTGTAAAAACACAACTCAAGAGAAGGTTTTTATTCCACGAAGAAAATGCAGTaccttttttagttctttttattttatttttttaaactcagatTTATTCCAGAGCCTATGCATTTAACTACTAACCTATAGTGCATCCccaccctattttttttttttttgctttgcttccattttatacatttaaaactaAATGCTTTTGTCGTACATACACCATCTTTGGTTCACATGTGTAGTGACATTAAAAGGCTGTGCTGTGAAATTGGCCAGAAGGTAAGAAATAGGGACACAAAAGGACTTCTGAAATAAGGCTTGGGAATGAGAATGCTTTCAGGCTTCATTGAAGATAATTATATTTACCCGGGGTTGGAACTACATTAACATGTTCTAACTTGGAATTTCCAAGAAACTGCCAACTAGAGTCCCTGTTTTTCCCCATCATGATAATACAATTTGGATTTGTAAGCATGTTCAATTTAACACATTCTCAAAAAAGACTAAATAAGAAGCATATCAGCTTATTATAATGGTCAATTAATGTAGCAGTAATAATCTATCAGAgagtttaattttaaagagagaaatggaTAGATTTTTACAATTTACATACCAAAAGGTGGCAACTTTCCATGAGTTAGGGAATGTTTAAAGAGACCTCAAAAGtctctaaattattttcatttattcagtatGACTTATTGTGCACTTTCTTTGACGTAggcaaataattttcatttctgagTACAAAAGTATACAAgagtctggagagagagagagagagagagagagagagagagagagagagagaccgacccAGTAGTAGATTTCCTTTTTATACCAGGACCACTATGCCAAACAATTTAAGTGAAGGATAGCTCTAACACAGTGCAGTCAAGAATGGTTCTCAACATGACGTGGACTTCAAGGAAAACGTAAGATTTCCCTCAAGTCCCTAAGGATTTTCTGATCACATCTTTTCACCTCTGCATTAGATGTGGACATAAGCAGGGAAAGGGATTTACTTAGGTAAAAAATGCTTCTCTTAGTCCCTTCCACAAGTCactgattttataatttaaagatataattaaCTGACCTAGCTAGTAAAAGTTATAGACAGAAATGAGTTACCTTGTCTCTCCCTTTAGGGAACCCTGATAAGTTCCTGATAGCAGTTCACCATATGAGTTGGATAGACAAATCCTCCCAGGGACCCcagaaatagtctttttttttttcttgtcttttttttcccaaatggaAGAAGGTACACCCTAAAATTTGGGTGGGTAATGCAATCTATGCTCTTCTTCCTGGGACATCTCTAGTCAGCAATGCATAGCCTCTAAGTCAGTGTTTCTATgcagtttctattttattaaaaatataaatatctatcaaGATTATCTTTCTATGTCTCTGCACTTAAGTACATGGAACAACCTCATCAGATTACAAGGTCGGATCATGCAAGAACGTAAGGCTTCATTCAAAGGACAacacaaacaataaaaagaaagcacatCTGCCAGGGTACACAATATTACAGCTCTTAAACTTAGACTACTGTTGGCCCATTAAAAACGAGCTGTGAGGCAAGGATTCAAGATAATCTGTCTATGATAAAACAGACCTTTCCTTCTGTTTGGAAAACATGGATCAAGAAAACTTAGCTGGATGAACTCTAATCCATCTCTTCCCAGCACCTGCTTCACAGCAAATCTAAGACTCTAAAAGAGAGATCTGATCTATCACACAAGTGAATTATCATCCAAGTGTCAACCCTCCACACGTCCCAGCTAACACCGTATCAAGGGAAATGTCTGTTCTGTTCTCAACAGTCATAACATTTAACACTGATAAAGCCATCCTTGGGGCTGGACCCAGAAACCAGGTGGGCAGGTCTGTCACTCACACTGACAGCATTTGGGGTCAAAGAACATCTACATGAGAACAGAGTCATTCCCCAAATTGACTGATGTATTGAATGAATCATTCCCCATTCCTTACAAGAGGTCCCTATTTCTTTCTCTATGGAGATCTGCCCTGATAGATTAGCCCCCAGATTTTAACACCTCCCCTTAGACCGGATCCCAGTGAAGGGGAGCCTGGGTCTCCACCTGTCCTCTCTCTGTTTAGGTGGGTTAGTTACCACCCTTCTACTTCACAGTCAAACTTCAGCTCCTACAGAGGAATAGGATAAAACCAGATGACTGGCCTAAGACTCTGTGTCTGTCCtgaaaacaaagggaaagaaCTAAAACTAGGATAAGGAAATGAAACTTGGTTAGGGACGAAACCTTCTCTCATCAGGACGACCTTGCAATCGTCGAACGAGAGGCAACCTGCTCTCCATTGAGCATGCCTACAGGTCTAACCTAGTGATTATCCCAAATTAAATACACAGcactgatatttctttttaaaaaaagccagcTGGATGGGCCCCTCCCACAGAGCATCCAAAGGAATATGAGCGGCATAAAGGCCTCTGACTATCCTCCaacagatagagaaactgagtCATGGCCTCCTTTTCTTGAGTCttccccgtccctccctccctgggcgcTATGCCTCATCACACATCAGAAGTCCGTATGTTCTCATCATCAAGGTTGAACATAAATGGCTTCTCCTTGGGGTGCTGGGGCTCCGATCGGTGCCTTATCCGGGAGCTGGGCAACGCCCCAGAAGTATTGCTCTCCCCAAGTCGAGACGTGAACAAAGAGTCCTCCAgagtctcttcgggtggatgtaGCTTTTCCCCGGCCTGGGGGACAGGTGTCCAGGGTTGCCAGGAGGAGGCCACGGAGGGGGCTTTGCAGAgggctttcttctcttccccGGCTGGCCGTCCTCTGCAGAAGACAGAGCTGGGCCCACCCGACAGGCTGGAGCTTCCAGAGCGAGTCAAAGAAATGGATCTAGAAAAGGACATTTCctacaaaaataaaagggaagaaaaaaaaaccaaaggaAAGTAAGGGCTTTCCTGACAATGTTTATCCCAAAGCCCCACGTTGAGTACCCACCCACGATCACCGTCTCATAGTCCAGAGACATCTGTCTACAGAAATCAAGTAAGCCCAAAGGGACTCCCTCCAGACTTGTCCACGTCTGCCTGACAGGGAGCTGTGTAGGACACATCTATCCGACCCTacctcacctcctccaagaaccaaaactaaaaagtaaatatGTGTACCCAATTGGGtcgagagagaaaaacaaacaaggcaGGCCGGGGCTTCAGCTGGGACCAGGCTGCCTGCCTACAGCACCAAATAAAACCTGCCCACTCAGGGACACGCATCTCCAAGTTGACAGTGACTATGCAACAGAAAGGAAGTGACTTACTCTGGGGTGGCACTTGAGGGCCTGGACAGCTGCCCTGATCTCTTTAATCCAGCTGTGCATGTCTTCTGGGCTGTCCGCCTGCAAAACACCCACAGCATTTACACAGCCATTCTGGGCACTATGATTTCAGCTCTCAAGTCTCTGACTCAGTGCTAAGTTCATAAAAATCACACCATTAGAGCTGGAAGAATCTCAGAGATCATCCCGTCCAGTGGCTTCAGACTTTTGAGGACATTTTTCCCCCTGCAAACTCGGATTTGACACTTCATAAATAAACCAGCTCCAAGTGGAGCAGCTCAGCAGTGGGGCAGAGGTCATGAGGGAGGGGAGAGCTTAGGGGCCTCCTCCCCTGTTGAAGTCTCGG
The sequence above is a segment of the Eptesicus fuscus isolate TK198812 chromosome 8, DD_ASM_mEF_20220401, whole genome shotgun sequence genome. Coding sequences within it:
- the HTRA4 gene encoding serine protease HTRA4, giving the protein MVRPLLQPAGLGQFLLLWLLLLPPVPDPRVEAQRTWPSPFCPAVCEPMRCPPLPTCSSGATPVQDRCRCCRVCPAAEGEVCGGALGRPCAPGLQCSASFRPRRLGGTRLGTCGCPATGAAVCGSDGRTYPSLCALRAENRAARRRGALPALPVQKGDCRDRGTRSAGWLRSNYNFIAEVVEKVAPSVVHLQLFRRSPLSGKDIPVSSGSGFIVSEDGLIVTNAHVLTNRQRIQAELQSGVQYEATVKDIDHKLDLALIKIEPNTDLPVLLLGKSSDLRAGEFVVALGSPFSLQNTVTAGIVSTTQRGGKELGLEDSDMDYIQTDAIINHGNSGGPLVNLDGDVIGINTLKVTAGISFAIPSDRIREFLAEFHERQLKGKALSQRKYLGLRMLPLTMNLLREMKRQDPDFPVVSSGVFVYEVIQGTAAESSGLRDHDVIVSINGQPVTTTSDVIEAVKDNDSLSMMVRRGSQTLILTITPEIID